The Glycine soja cultivar W05 chromosome 8, ASM419377v2, whole genome shotgun sequence genome has a window encoding:
- the LOC114423303 gene encoding leucine-rich repeat receptor-like serine/threonine-protein kinase BAM3, whose translation MATTLSSISFVHFCMHFLLVCLTSPAYVSSLPLSLRRQASILVSMKQDFGVANSSLRSWDMSNYMSLCSTWYGIECDHHDNMSVVSLDISNLNASGSLSPSITGLLSLVSVSLQGNGFSGEFPRDIHKLPMLRFLNMSNNMFSGNLSWKFSQLKELEVLDVYDNAFNGSLPEGVISLPKIKHLNFGGNYFSGEIPPSYGAMWQLNFLSLAGNDLRGFIPSELGNLTNLTHLYLGYYNQFDGGIPPQFGKLTNLVHLDIANCGLTGPIPVELGNLYKLDTLFLQTNQLSGSIPPQLGNLTMLKALDLSFNMLTGGIPYEFSALKELTLLNLFINKLHGEIPHFIAELPRLETLKLWQNNFTGEIPSNLGQNGRLIELDLSTNKLTGLVPKSLCLGKRLKILILLKNFLFGSLPDDLGQCYTLQRVRLGQNYLTGPLPHEFLYLPELLLVELQNNYLSGGFPQSITSSNTSSKLAQLNLSNNRFLGSLPASISNFPDLQILLLSGNRFSGEIPPDIGRLKSILKLDISANNFSGTIPPEIGNCVLLTYLDLSQNQLSGPIPVQFSQIHILNYLNVSWNHLNQSLPKELRAMKGLTSADFSHNNFSGSIPEGGQFSIFNSTSFVGNPQLCGYDSKPCNLSSTAVLESQTKSSAKPGVPGKFKFLFALALLGCSLVFATLAIIKSRKTRRHSNSWKLTAFQKLEYGSEDIKGCIKESNVIGRGGSGVVYRGTMPKGEEVAVKKLLGNNKGSSHDNGLSAEIKTLGRIRHRYIVKLLAFCSNRETNLLVYDYMPNGSLGEVLHGKRGEFLKWDTRLKIAIEAAKGLCYLHHDCSPLIIHRDVKSNNILLNSDFEAHVADFGLAKFMQDNGASECMSSIAGSYGYIAPEYAYTLKVDEKSDVYSFGVVLLELITGRRPVGDFGEEGLDIVQWTKLQTNWNKEMVMKILDERLDHIPLAEAMQVFFVAMLCVHEHSVERPTMREVVEMLAQAKQPNTFQMQ comes from the exons ACATGTCCCTTTGCAGCACTTGGTATGGCATTGAGTGTGACCATCATGACAACATGTCTGTGGTGTCACTTGACATATCCAATTTGAATGCCTCAGGGTCACTTTCACCTTCCATCACAGGACTCTTGAGCCTTGTGAGTGTCTCACTCCAGGGAAATGGCTTCTCTGGGGAGTTTCCAAGGGACATTCACAAGCTACCAATGCTGAGGTTCCTCAACATGTCCAACAACATGTTCAGTGGAAACTTGAGTTGGAAATTCTCTCAGCTGAAGGAGCTTGAAGTGCTGGATGTCTATGACAATGCTTTCAATGGCTCACTTCCTGAAGGTGTCATCAGTCTCCCAAAGATCAAGCACTTGAACTTTGGAGGGAACTACTTCTCTGGTGAAATCCCTCCAAGCTATGGAGCCATGTGGCAGCTGAACTTTCTGTCCCTTGCAGGGAATGATTTGAGAGGCTTCATACCAAGTGAGCTTGGGAATCTCACTAACTTGACTCATCTTTACTTAGGATACTACAATCAGTTTGATGGTGGAATCCCTCCTCAATTTGGTAAGCTGACCAATTTGGTTCATCTTGACATTGCAAACTGTGGCTTGACAGGTCCAATTCCTGTTGAGTTAGGAAACCTCTATAAGTTAGACACTCTTTTCTTGCAAACCAATCAGCTAAGTGGTTCAATCCCTCCCCAGTTAGGAAACTTGACCATGTTAAAAGcccttgatctatcattcaaCATGCTCACAGGAGGTATCCCTTATGAGTTCTCTGCACTTAAAGAGCTTACCCTCTTGAACTTGTTTATAAACAAGTTGCATGGAGAAATTCCTCACTTCATTGCTGAGCTACCTAGATTGGAGACTCTGAAGCTTTGGCAGAACAACTTCACTGGAGAGATTCCTTCAAACCTTGGCCAGAATGGAAGGCTGATTGAGCTTGACTTGTCAACAAATAAGCTCACTGGTTTGGTGCCAAAATCTCTATGCCTTGGAAAGAGGCTGAAAATCTTGATCCTACTCAAGAACTTTCTGTTTGGATCTTTGCCGGATGATCTTGGTCAATGCTACACACTCCAAAGAGTCCGTTTGGGGCAGAACTATTTAACTGGGCCACTGCCACATGAGTTTCTTTATTTGCCTGAGCTACTACTTGTGGAGCTACAGAACAATTATCTTAGTGGTGGCTTTCCACAATCAATAACAAGCAGCAACACATCCTCAAAACTAGCACAGTTGAACCTATCAAACAACCGGTTTTTGGGGTCTCTTCCGGcctcaatttcaaattttccaGACTTGCAAATCCTTCTGCTCAGTGGAAACAGATTCTCAGGTGAAATACCACCAGATATAGGGAGGTTGAAAAGTATCCTCAAGTTGGATATTAGTGCCAACAACTTTTCAGGTACTATTCCACCTGAGATAGGTAACTGTGTCTTACTGACCTATTTAGATTTGAGCCAAAACCAACTCTCAGGTCCTATTCCAGTCCAATTTTCTCAAATTCACATATTAAACTATCTCAATGTCTCATGGAACCACCTAAACCAAAGCCTTCCCAAGGAACTTAGGGCCATGAAGGGCTTAACTTCAGCAGATTTCTCTCACAATAACTTCTCAGGATCAATACCTGAGGGGGGCCAATTCTCAATATTTAATTCCACATCATTTGTTGGTAATCCTCAGCTATGTGGATATGATTCCAAACCATGCAACCTTTCTTCAACAGCTGTGTTGGAATCTCAAACAAAAAGCAGTGCAAAACCCGGTGTTCCCGGGAAATTCAAGTTCCTCTTTGCATTGGCATTGTTGGGGTGCTCATTGGTGTTTGCAACATTGGCCATCATCAAGAGTAGGAAGACAAGGAGGCACTCCAATTCATGGAAGTTAACAGCATTCCAGAAGCTGGAATATGGGAGTGAGGACATCAAAGGGTGCATAAAGGAAAGCAATGTGATAGGAAGAGGAGGATCTGGTGTTGTGTACAGAGGAACCATGCCAAAGGGAGAGGAAGTGGCAGTGAAGAAGCTCTTAGGAAACAACAAAGGATCTTCCCATGACAATGGCCTCTCTGcagaaataaaaacattggGGAGAATCAGGCACAGGTACATTGTGAAGCTACTAGCATTTTGTTCGAACAGAGAGACCAATTTGCTTGTTTATGATTACATGCCAAATGGAAGCTTGGGAGAAGTCTTGCATGGGAAGAGGGGTGAGTTTCTCAAGTGGGACACTAGGCTCAAAATAGCCATAGAAGCTGCAAAAGGACTTTGCTATTTGCACCATGATTGTTCCCCTTTGATCATCCATAGGGATGTCAAGTCAAACAACATACTGCTGAACTCTGATTTTGAGGCTCATGTTGCTGATTTTGGACTTGCCAAGTTCATGCAAGATAATGGGGCATCTGAGTGCATGTCTTCCATTGCTGGCTCTTATGGCTATATTGCTCCAG AATATGCATACACATTGAAAGTGGATGAGAAAAGTGATGTTTATAGCTTTGGAGTGGTGCTGCTAGAACTGATAACGGGCAGAAGGCCGGTGGGGGATTTTGGTGAAGAAGGATTAGACATTGTTCAATGGACCAAGTTGCAAACCAATTGGAACAAAGAGATGGTGATGAAGATCCTTGATGAGAGGCTAGATCACATTCCTTTAGCTGAAGCAATGCAGGTGTTTTTTGTGGCAATGTTGTGTGTTCATGAACACAGTGTGGAGAGGCCAACCATGAGGGAAGTGGTTGAAATGCTTGCACAAGCAAAGCAACCAAACACATTTCAGATGCAGTGA